A window of the Lolium perenne isolate Kyuss_39 chromosome 7, Kyuss_2.0, whole genome shotgun sequence genome harbors these coding sequences:
- the LOC127313712 gene encoding uncharacterized protein has translation MGETGRTSSLLVHILVIALCLTAFGFAIAAERRRSTGSIITDPNNSTYCSYDSDISTGYGVGAFLFLLSGQSLLMGVTRCMCFGQPLAPGGSRAWSIIYFASSWITFIIAESCLIAGATKNAYHTKYRHMIYAGSWTCDSLRKGVFISGAVFVVFTMILNVYFYMYYTKSTSQAAKKTSKAAANVGMAGYA, from the exons ATGGGGGAGACGGGGAGGACCTCCTCCTTGCTGGTGCACATTCTGGTCATCGCCCTCTGCCTCACCGCCTTCGGCTTCGCCATCGCCGCCGAGCGCCGCCGCAGCACG GGTTCAATAATCACCGACCCAAACAATTCCACATATTGCTCTTATGACTCCGATATTTCTACTGGCTATGGTGTTGGTGCATTCCTGTTTCTCCTTTCTGGCCAGTCGCTTCTTATGGGAGTTACAAGGTGCATGTGCTTTGGTCAACCACTTGCACCCGGTGGAAGCAGAGCCTGGTCCATCATCTACTTTGCATCTTCATG GATCACATTCATAATCGCCGAGTCCTGTCTGATCGCTGGAGCAACGAAGAACGCGTACCACACCAAGTACAGGCATATGATCTATGCAGGGAGCTGGACCTGCGACTCTCTGCGGAAAGGAGTGTTCATCTCGGGGGCAGTCTTCGTGGTGTTCACCATGATTCTGAATGTGTACTTCTACATGTACTACACCAAGTCGACGAGCCAAGCTGCCAAAAAGACCAGCAAGGCTGCCGCCAATGTTGGTATGGCTGGTTATGCATGA
- the LOC127313711 gene encoding protein virilizer homolog: protein MGRPEPVVLFAQTILHSQLDEYVDEVLFSEPVVITACEFLEQNASPSTPNISLVGATSPPSFALEVFVHCDGESRFRRLCLPFLYSHSSSNVLEVEAIVTNHLVLRGTYRSLTLVIYGNTAEDLGQFNIELGLDHSLANVVSSPSEGKFEDLPPALHSSKFKFEESLSSLKPLSFQSTDLDLSLEVKKILYLALKLYQVPSVENLIPDLGSAVISAVSKYVTTSNCMPHSWNQDLADGFNKSNLDPQGSNNIHTEVSEELLEIWKNVHSVAATRNGDNGFAFVLEEIPTTKILFELFNSCFPYYRDSSLLDLQCPSQNNWLVMSLSLVLLICSSKESCFYFVDAGGMEQIVNLLCWKTPKSTATTLLLLGIVENATRHGVGCEAFLGWWPRNDQNCIPTGSSDGYCSLLKLLLEKERHDIASRATYLLQRLRFYEILSRYESAVVKVVSDLPSDELSTDAVSFLIFASNELAEMSKLINMCGPIEDPSAVAIARRLSKSSRLEDSLSFKATVALITSSKYSFLQFDTDSCLLSLIQERGFFPLSAALLSSPIMHLASGPAAEILMEITSSIESILLSLLFSRSGLSFLLSQPEATELIVLSLQDGKDMNKTECITLRHAFVLLSKGFFCRPQEVGMITELHLKVGSAANRLLAVPPNSDELLWVLWELCSISRSDSGRQALLALGYFPEAISVLLSSLSSYKDLDSTMTKDGGSPLGLAIFHSAAEILEVLVADSTASSLKSWIEFATDLHKALHSSSPGSNRKDAPTRLLEWIDAGVIYQRNGAVGLLRYSAILASGEDAHFSSGNVLVSDSMDVENVVSDSNNTSDGQVIDNLLGKLVANKYFDGVALSSTSVVQLTTAFRILAFISEDKAVASSLFEEGAITVIYIVLMNCKSMLERLSNSYDYLVDEGAELSSTTELLLDRTHEQALVDLMTPSLVLLINLLQILHGTKEQYRNKKLLTALLRLHREVSPRLAACAADLSFMFPSFAVSFGVVCQLITSALACWPLYNWAPGLFHCLLENVEPTNASVPLGPKDACSLLCLLGDLFPDEGIWIWNVEVPSLSAIRSLSTGTVLGPQVEKQVNWHLRPEHVAILLVRLMPQLDRLARVIDNFATSALMVIQDMLRIFVVRVASEKIECAVVLLRPIFIWLNDKVDGTSLSEGEVFKVHQLLKFIAKLSEHPNGKVLLWKMGVARVLKKLLQNCSSASYLEDKMSERGAHRSDQLMLKWRIPLFRCLASIFSAHPSTKEQTAIEESSENASAEECSSIMHHLLVLCQVLPVGREMFACSMAFKEVASSYICRNAVPLIFSQIQTPNQDDEEKNESDYHDSSNMDNWRCFTSLLKCFKRLLKYVDANHPTDYCVQTIYSFILGAIALSQYGDSFEGLIILRCLLGHSFDSSLALKPTDDSLNEGIVLLKTFEERIHQGYNDLSRPVGKSLLNQVQSSITLLCSILENSGRLEDSVQMVLEGTYLPFGVVRSVVMTSRLMPSIASVNHEYVLFFSNAWKFIADSEEPVEGEFSKRLVWELPDSSLERPGQSASRKLALGEAASRRIKDNQATEPTGQFTRGLSTASASTGHARRDTFRHRKPNTSRPPSMHVDDYVARERNIDGASSASNVVNSTPRGTLSGRPPSIHVDEFMARQRERQNPVPAPSGDVPQVKSQTSLDDNTRAKTEKLQQPKADLDDDQEIDIVFDAESESDDKLPFPQPDDNLPPPVIVGENSPGPVVEETENQNEKSPFSHRDMPVSKSSDSLGADLSSQTAMPPEANVSLERKDSVSSPEKNVFSDQADEPAYISSRNKRPAEAPLRQLRPNNYQKRSPYKLSESSVSSGSHGHDHRLSKTQPPLPPMPLPTYSMPTQSPDSSQRRSSSYSARDGPPPYQSNYPVQPFEASMPTAFVGLQAQTEHALANNGTSSSNAPSADGNFLWNNFPVNRLSMEHLSSGSSARPMPPLPPTYSVPATQHGAMSSGSPASLYNQGNSVVQPSLSSSLMNEANSVMNSASSSAFLSSMLPSFGSQFLMGRPPILTQFYGTSLQHVQLSSSLPQNVSNPQASVSSMQSRPPPPPPLPQQPHPSQTQQHLGSVQWQQHQEQAQSYAQSSMQPQMALQFQNQIPVPQMQFYQSQQEFTGQTMRQVGEQSQVVNQSIQAGSSSQQQRDTDIDLQKFFSSPEAIQSLLADRERLTDLLEKNPKLMNKLEAVLRQQ, encoded by the exons ATGGGACGCCCGGAGCCGGTCGTGCTGTTCGCGCAGACGATCCTCCACTCCCAGCTGGACGAGTATGTCGACGAG GTGCTATTTTCTGAACCTGTTGTGATTACTGCCTGTGAGTTTCTTGAGCAAAATGCGTCTCCTTCTACACCAAACATATCTCTTGTTGG TGCGACATCCCCACCATCATTTGCTTTGGAAGTCTTTGTTCACTGCGATGGGGAGTCTCGGTTTAGGCGCCTTTGCCTGCCTTTCTTGTATTCACACTCCTCATCCAATGTGCTTGAAGTTGAG GCTATTGTAACAAATCATCTAGTGCTGCGGGGAACTTATCGCAGCCTCACTCTTGTAATTTATGGGAATACTGCCGAAGACCTTGGCCAATTCAACATAGAACTAGGCCTGGATCATTCTCTTGCCAATGTGGTTAGCTCTCCATCAGAGGGGAAGTTTGAAGACCTTCCACCAGCACTACACTCATCCAAATTTAAATTTGAAGAGTCATTATCTTCGCTGAAACCATTGAGTTTTCAGTCCACAGATTTGGACCTATCACTTGAAGTGAAGAAAATACTCTATTTAGCGCTTAAACTGTACCAAGTACCCAGTGTTGAAAATCTGATTCCTGACCTAGGAAGTGCAGTTATATCAGCTGTTTCAAAATATGTAACTACTTCTAACTGCATGCCACATAGTTGGAATCAAGACTTGGCAGATGGCTTCAACAAGAGTAATCTTGATCCTCAGGGAAGTAATAATATTCACACTGAAGTTAGCGAGGAGCTCTTGgaaatttggaaaaatgtccaTTCTGTTGCTGCTACTCGTAACGGTGACAATGGCTTTGCCTTTGTACTGGAGGAGATTCCCACGACCAAAATTCTATTTGAGTTGTTTAACAGTTGTTTCCCATATTACAGAGACTCTTCATTACTTGATCTACAATGCCCTTCTCAG aataaCTGGTTGGTGATGTCCCTGAGTTTGGTTCTTCTAATATGCTCCTCAAAAGAGAGTTGCTTTTATTTTGTTGATGCTGGTGGGATGGAGCAAATTGTTAATCTGCTCTGTTGGAAGACCCCCAAATCTACAGCTACTACATTGCTTCTCTTAGGTATTGTTGAGAATGCTACTCGGCATGGTGTTGGATGTGAAGCTTTCTTGGGATGGTGGCCACGGAATGATCAGAACTGTATACCCACTGGTAGTAGTGACGGCTACTGTTCTTTACTGAAGCTTCTACTGGAAAAAGAAAGACACGATATCGCCTCTCGTGCTACATATCTTCTTCAACGTTTGCGGTTTTATGAGATATTATCTAGATACGAG TCTGCTGTGGTGAAGGTGGTTTCCGATCTACCTTCCGATGAACTTTCCACAGACGCCGTTTCTTTTCTTATTTTTGCAAGTAACGAGCTAGCTGAGATGTCG AAATTGATAAATATGTGTGGCCCTATTGAAGATCCTTCGGCAGTGGCTATTGCTAGAAGATTATCCAAGTCTAGTCGTTTGGAAGATTCACTCTCATTCAAAGCAACAGTTGCTCTTATAACTTCTTCCAAGTACAGCTTCTTGCAGTTCGATACCGATTCATGTTTGTTATCTCTTATCCAG GAAAGAGGTTTTTTCCCTCTGTCAGCGGCCTTGTTATCATCACCTATAATGCATTTGGCAAGTGGGCCTGCTGCTGAAATTTTGATGGAGATAACATCGTCAATTGAATCCATTCTCCTCTCCCTTCTTTTTAGCCGTTCAG GGTTATCTTTTTTGCTCAGTCAACCTGAAGCAACTGAGCTTATTGTTCTTTCTCTTCAAGATGGCAAAGATATGAATAAAACAGAATGCATAACTCTTAGACATGCCTTTGTTCTTCTGTCGAAAGGATTCTTCTGCCGCCCCCAGGAAGTTGGAATGATCACAGAGCTACATCTTAAAGTG GGAAGTGCTGCCAATAGGCTTCTTGCAGTTCCTCCAAATTCTGATGAGCTTTTGTGGGTTCTGTGGGAACTTTGTTCTATTTCGAG GTCCGATTCAGGTCGCCAAGCATTATTAGCTCTTGGTTACTTCCCTGAG GCAATATCAGTTCTATTGAGTTCCCTCTCTTCGTACAAGGATCTCGATTCAACCATGACTAAAGATG GAGGGTCTCCATTGGGTCTTGCGATCTTCCATTCGGCTGCAGAAATTCTTGAAGTCTTGGTTGCAGATTCAACTGCTTCATCACTGAAGTCATGGATTGAATTTGCTACTGATCTGCACAAGGCGTTGCATTCATCTTCTCCAGGTTCAAACAGGAAAGATGCTCCAACAAGGTTGCTTGAATGGATTGATGCTGGTGTTATATATCAGAGAAATGGTGCTGTTGGGCTTCTTCGTTATTCTGCTATTCTGGCTTCTGGTGAAGATGCCCATTTTTCTTCTGGAAATGTACTCGTGTCAGATTCGATGGATGTCGAGAATGTAGTTTCAGATTCAAATAATACTTCAGATGGTCAAGTCATAGACAATCTTCTTGGGAAGCTTGTTGCAAACAAGTACTTTGATGGAGTTGCTCTGTCCAGCACTTCTGTGGTTCAATTAACAACAGCCTTCCGTATTTTAGCATTTATTTCAGAAGATAAG GCTGTGGCTTCCTCCCTGTTTGAAGAAGGTGCAATTACTGTTATATACATAGTCCTGATGAACTGCAAGTCTATGCTTGAACGCTTGTCAAATAGTTACG ATTACCTTGTCGATGAAGGGGCTGAACTAAGTTCTACTACGGAATTGCTTTTAGACCGAACTCATGAACAAGCCCTAGTTGATCTCATGACTCCCTCTCTTGTCTTGCTGATAAACCTCCTCCAGATATTACAT GGAACAAAGGAACAATATCGCAACAAAAAACTTCTTACTGCTCTTCTGCGCTTACACCGAGAAGTCAG CCCAAGACTAGCAGCTTGTGCGGCAGATCTGTCTTTCATGTTTCCTAGTTTTGCTGTAAGCTTTGGTGTGGTTTGCCAGCTTATTACTTCAGCACTTGCTTGCTGGCCATTGTATAATTGGGCACCTGGTCTGTTTCATTGCCTTCTTGAAAATGTTGAGCCCACTAATGCATCAGTACCATTAGGTCCAAAAGATGCCTGCAGTCTCCTTTGTCTCCTG GGTGATCTTTTCCCTGATGAAGGCATATGGATATGGAATGTTGAAGTTCCTTCGCTGAGTGCTATTAGATCATTGAGTACCGGAACAGTTCTAGGGCCTCAAGTTGAGAAACAAGTGAACTGGCACCTCCGTCCTGAACATGTGGCCATCTTACTTGTAAGGTTGATGCCGCAACTTGATAGACTTGCGCGTGTCATTGACAACTTTGCTACTTCG GCCTTGATGGTTATACAAGACATGCTTCGGATCTTCGTTGTTCGTGTTGCCTCTGAAAAGATCGAGTGTGCGGTGGTTCTTCTGCGGCCAATTTTTATTTGGCTGAATGATAAGGTTGATGGAACTTCCCTGTCAGAGGGAGAGGTCTTTAAG GTGCATCAGTTGCTTAAGTTCATTGCAAAATTATCAGAACACCCAAATGGCAAG gtattgctatggaaaaTGGGAGTTGCACGGGTTCTTAAGAAGTTGTTACAGAATTGCAGCAGCGCATCTTACTTGGAAGATAAGATGTCCGAAAGAGGAGCTCACAGAAGCGACCAACTTATGCTCAAATGGAGGATTCCCTTATTCAGATGTCTTGCATCCATATTTAGTGCCCACCCATCTACTAAAGAGCAGACTGCTATTGAAGA GTCTTCGGAGAATGCTAGTGCTGAGGAGTGCTCTTCTATCATGCATCACCTCTTGGTCTTATGCCAG GTTTTGCCAGTTGGACGGGAAATGTTTGCTTGTTCCATGGCATTCAAGGAAGTGGCTTCTTCCTATATCTGTAGAAATGCAGTACCTTTGATATTTTCACAAATCCAAACTCCCAACCAAGATGACGAGGAGAAAAATGAGAGTGACTATCATGACTCATCAAATATGGATAACTGGCGTTGCTTTACCTCTTTGTTGAAATGCTTCAAGCGACTCCTAAAATATGTTGATGCTAATCATCCAACAGATTATTGTGTACAAACAATTTATTCCTTCATACTTGGTGCTATTGCCCTCAGCCAGTACGGTGACAG TTTTGAGGGTCTCATTATATTGAGGTGTCTGTTGGGGCACTCCTTTGACAGTAGTCTTGCATTGAAACCCACTGACGATAGTTTGAATGAGGGTATAGTCTTACTGAAGACTTTCGAAGAGAGGATACACCAGGGCTATAATGATTTGTCACGTCCTGTTGGGAAGTCTCTTCTAAATCAG GTCCAGAGTTCCATCACATTGCTGTGTTCTATTCTCGAGAATTCTGGCCGACTAGAAGATTCAGTGCAGATGGTTCTTGAAGGCACTTACTTGCCATTTGGAGTGGTTCGCTCTGTTGTAATGACATCTCGTCTAATGCCATCCATAGCCTCTGTAAACCACGAATATGTTCTCTTCTTTTCCAATGCCTGGAAGTTTATTGCTGATTCAGAAGAACCTGTCGAGGGTGAATTTTCAAAGAGGCTGGTGTGGGAGTTGCCTGATTCTTCTCTTGAGAGACCTGGCCAATCTGCTAGTAGAAAACTGGCATTAGGAGAAGCTGCAAGTAGACGTATAAAAGACAATCAAGCAACTGAACCTACTGGACAGTTTACTCGAGGTTTAAGTACAGCTAGTGCCTCTACAGGTCATGCACGTAGAGACACTTTCCGCCATCGGAAACCAAACACAAGTAGACCACCTTCAATGCATGTAGATGATTATGTTGCAAGAGAGAGGAACATAGATGGTGCAAGTAGTGCCTCAAATGTTGTAAATTCTACTCCGCGTGGAACACTTAGTGGAAGACCTCCATCTATTCATGTTGATGAATTTATGGCAAGGCAGAGAGAGCGGCAAAATCCTGTCCCAGCCCCATCTGGGGATGTACCTCAAGTAAAAAGTCAGACAAGTCTGGATGACAACACCCGCGCTAAGACGGAGAAACTGCAACAACCGAAGGCTGAtcttgatgatgatcaagaaattGATATAGTCTTCGATGCAGAATCAGAGTCAGATGACAAACTTCCTTTTCCTCAACCAGATGATAATCTGCCACCTCCTGTCATTGTTGGGGAAAATTCTCCAGGTCCAGTTGTTGAGGAGACAGAGAACCAGAATGAAAAAAGTCCCTTTTCTCATAGAGACATGCCTGTCTCAAAGAGCAGTGATAGTCTTGGTGCTGACTTATCTTCCCAGACAGCTATGCCTCCAGAAGCTAATGTTTCTTTGGAGCGAAAAGATTCTGTTTCTAGCCCAGAGAAGAATGTGTTCAGTGATCAGGCTGATGAACCTGCATATATTTCCTCTCGTAACAAGCGTCCTGCAGAGGCACCTCTTCGACAGTTGCGTCCTAACAATTATCAGAAGAGAAGTCCATATAAGTTATCCGAGAGTTCTGTTTCATCTGGATCTCATGGACATGATCATAGGCTTTCCAAAACCCAGCCACCTCTGCCACCAATGCCACTACCAACCTATTCCATGCCTACGCAAAGTCCTGATTCAAGTCAAAGACGGTCATCATCTTACAGCGCCAGGGATGGACCACCACCTTATCAGTCTAATTATCCTGTACAACCCTTTGAAGCTAGCATGCCTACTGCTTTTGTGGGGCTTCAG GCTCAAACTGAACATGCCCTGGCAAACAACGGTACTTCATCATCAAATGCTCCCAGTGCAGATGGCAATTTCTTGTGGAACAATTTCCCAGTAAATAGGCTCTCTATGGAGCACTTGAGCTCTGGTTCATCTGCCCGGCCGATGCCACCCCTTCCTCCAACTTATTCAGTTCCTGCAACCCAACATGGTGCAATGAGCTCTGGCTCTCCTGCATCACTGTATAACCAAGGCAATAGTGTTGTCCAGCCTTCCCTGTCTTCATCGCTCATGAACGAGGCGAATTCAGTCATGAATTCTGCATCTAGCAGCGCATTTCTGTCCAGTATGCTTCCATCATTTGGTTCACAATTTCTAATGGGCAGGCCTCCAATTCTTACTCAATTTTATGGAACCTCTCTTCAACATGTTCAACTCTCATCTAGCCTTCCGCAGAATGTTTCCAATCCTCAGGCTTCTGTTTCCTCAATGCAATCACggccacctccaccgccaccactaCCTCAGCAGCCTCATCCATCGCAGACTCAGCAACATCTTGGCTCTGTTCAATGGCAGCAACACCAAGAGCAGGCTCAGTCATATGCACAAAGTAGTATGCAGCCACAGATGGCTTTGCAGTTTCAGAACCAGATTCCTGTTCCTCAGATGCAATTTTACCAGAGTCAGCAGGAGTTTACTGGGCAAACAATGAGACAAGTGGGTGAACAATCACAAGTTGTGAACCAGAGTATACAAGCTGGTAGTTCATCTCAACAGCAGAGAGACACAGATATCGATCTACAGAAATTTTTCTCATCTCCGGAAGCTATTCAG AGCTTACTAGCTGATCGCGAGAGGCTTACCGACCTTTTGGAGAAGAACCCAAAACTGATGAATAAGCTTGAGGCGGTGCTCAGGCAGCAATAA